Proteins found in one Elgaria multicarinata webbii isolate HBS135686 ecotype San Diego chromosome 12, rElgMul1.1.pri, whole genome shotgun sequence genomic segment:
- the LOC134407422 gene encoding prion-like protein doppel has translation MQKNLAAAILLVVLCGDVCLCWRPSGSGSRRNRKSSTSSTTKQPTTTPASTIQKNLCYGGQMIDNMELELNDTKFYKDNWKAFPDGLYYPNCFSPRRPNMTQEALIGECVNFTMTSSKLKLPKKKESSNPKDRVMWVVINHLCANESCGQPCSRPSNAGGCHYIDRLLMIVLVGCSVLLGQIKLQGQVPDMKT, from the coding sequence ATGCAGAAAAACCTGGCGGCAGCCATTCTCTTGGTGGTCCTTTGCGGAGACGTTTGTCTCTGTTGGAGACCGAGTGGTTCCGGGAGCAGGCGGAATAGGAAAAGTTCCACCAGTAGCACCACCAAACAGCCAACCACAACACCGGCATCGACCATCCAGAAAAATCTGTGTTACGGCGGTCAAATGATCGACAACATGGAATTAGAGTTAAACGACACCAAGTTTTACAAGGATAATTGGAAGGCTTTTCCAGACGGACTTTATTACCCCAACTGCTTCTCGCCTCGACGGCCTAATATGACCCAAGAAGCCCTCATTGGTGAATGTGTTAATTTCACGATGACTTCAAGCAAGCTGAAGCTCCCTAAAAAGAAGGAGTCCAGCAACCCAAAGGACAGGGTGATGTGGGTTGTGATTAACCATTTGTGCGCAAATGAATCTTGTGGTCAGCCATGCTCACGACCTTCAAACGCTGGAGGCTGCCATTACATTGATCGATTATTGATGATTGTCTTAGTCGGTTGTTCTGTTCTTCTGGGCCAAATAAAGTTACAAGGTCAAGTTCCTGATATGAAAACCTAA